From a single Novipirellula caenicola genomic region:
- a CDS encoding AGE family epimerase/isomerase, with protein sequence MDAIRRAKLISTYRDGLLNDTLPFWTEHCVDREHGGFMMSLDRDGTVIDTDKGVWQQGRFAWLLGELYNNVDQRPDWLELAKHGAKFIDDHCFDPSDGRMWFHVTRDGKPIRKRRYAFTESFAAIAYGELAKATGESHYAEKAKRTFRRFIDHNLNPQDTAPKFTDTRPLRGLGFPMITIVTAQELRESINLPDANEWIDRSIEDIRRFHLKDDIQCVMETVGVDGARIDHFDGRTLNPGHAIEGAWFIMMEGKIRGDQELIRTGCKMLDWMWEHGWDREHGGMLYFVDVNGLPVQEYWHDMKFWWPQNETIIATLLAYELTGDPKYAKWHAMIHDWTYEHFPDPEHGEWFGYLHRDGSVSSPLKGNLWKGPFHMPRMQLVCWQLLTETL encoded by the coding sequence ATGGATGCTATCCGCCGTGCTAAATTGATTTCGACGTACCGCGATGGATTACTCAATGACACATTGCCGTTTTGGACCGAGCACTGTGTCGATCGAGAGCATGGCGGTTTCATGATGTCACTGGATCGTGATGGCACCGTCATCGATACCGACAAGGGCGTTTGGCAACAGGGACGATTCGCATGGCTGTTGGGGGAACTCTACAACAACGTTGATCAGCGACCTGATTGGCTCGAGCTAGCCAAGCACGGAGCAAAGTTCATTGACGATCACTGCTTTGACCCAAGTGACGGCCGGATGTGGTTTCATGTCACGCGTGATGGGAAACCGATTCGTAAGCGACGCTATGCGTTCACTGAAAGTTTTGCTGCGATCGCTTACGGAGAGTTGGCCAAAGCGACGGGCGAATCGCATTATGCCGAAAAAGCGAAGCGGACGTTCCGGCGTTTCATTGATCACAACCTGAATCCGCAAGACACCGCCCCCAAATTCACCGACACTCGTCCGCTGCGTGGCCTCGGCTTTCCGATGATCACGATCGTCACCGCCCAAGAGTTACGCGAATCGATCAACCTGCCCGATGCCAACGAGTGGATCGACCGCAGCATCGAAGACATTCGGCGTTTTCACTTGAAAGACGACATCCAGTGTGTGATGGAAACGGTGGGCGTTGACGGCGCACGGATCGATCATTTCGATGGGCGAACGCTCAATCCGGGGCATGCGATCGAGGGTGCGTGGTTCATTATGATGGAAGGAAAAATCCGTGGCGATCAGGAACTGATTCGCACCGGATGCAAGATGCTCGACTGGATGTGGGAGCATGGCTGGGATCGCGAACATGGCGGAATGCTCTATTTCGTCGACGTTAACGGGTTGCCGGTTCAAGAATATTGGCACGACATGAAGTTCTGGTGGCCTCAAAACGAAACGATCATCGCGACGCTATTAGCCTACGAACTGACTGGCGACCCGAAGTATGCGAAATGGCACGCGATGATCCATGATTGGACCTATGAACATTTTCCCGACCCCGAACATGGCGAGTGGTTTGGCTACCTTCATCGCGACGGAAGCGTCAGTTCGCCGCTGAAAGGTAATCTTTGGAAAGGGCCGTTTCACATGCCACGAATGCAACTTGTCTGCTGGCAGTTGTTAACCGAAACGCTGTGA
- a CDS encoding GntR family transcriptional regulator translates to MSYDYIGSIRDRLTSGEVSPRKQLVNRTLAGKFGKSVIPVRMANPRLTNEGLVDRIHAAGAYVRNEDRQDLNNL, encoded by the coding sequence ATGTCGTACGATTATATCGGATCTATCCGAGACAGGCTCACTAGTGGTGAGGTTTCGCCGAGGAAACAGCTCGTAAATCGGACGCTTGCGGGAAAATTTGGGAAGAGCGTGATTCCGGTTCGCATGGCAAACCCTCGATTGACCAATGAAGGCTTGGTAGATCGCATTCACGCCGCAGGAGCTTATGTTCGCAACGAGGATCGCCAAGACCTCAACAATCTGTAA
- a CDS encoding sodium:solute symporter family transporter, translated as MSMFSGSKTWPDEPQWLTWNELPPVPDELGFAGPYAGVHNDALIIAGGANFAKPVWQNEKQWHDEIFVLVKNRLGNDRDDYKWKDGGKLAKPIAYGAAVSTDDGVVCIGGSDSTGTYDEVFLLQWDGEKITVAEYPPLPKPCAHGAATLSGNTIYFAGGQQDASLESAISNFWSLDLSQRGNASEFRWKELPPCPGPSRAFNLTVAQHNGYHDCVYVISGRRQVGETVDFLKDVWEYTPATQQWRQRNETPWCVMAGTGIGFGQSHIFVLGGADGSLFFKGDELKDDHPGFIKQSLAYHTITDTWVEAGATTANHVTTIAVKWDGSIIVPSGEIRPRVRSPQVYRVTPTNTDRDFGAVNYLVLFSYLLGMVGVGVYFTNKNKNTNDFFRGGQTIPWWAAGCSIFATMLSSLTFTGIPSKSFAQDWVYSIGNFMIPVVAVLAVFVVMPFYRRIDATSAYEYLEKRFSPGVRLFGSASFTLFHVFRMAVVMSLTGLALAVATPLTPAQSVLLMGVLSITYCTMGGIEAVIWTDTIQTVVLLGGGLLAMILLVSGVDGGIGGFATTAADAKKFQIANFHWDATSAQIALWVIILGSIAQNVSSYSADQAVVQRYMTTATQELAARSIWTNAVLTIPATLLFFGIGTALFAFYRSHPEKLDPTITTDQIFPLFIAREMPIGIAGLIVAAVFAAAQSTVSTSMNSTATTIVTDFMRPLNLCKSDHGYLNAARFWTLALGVLGTLLGLVFVNPDIKSLFDTFIMVIGLFMGVLGGLFVLGALSRRANATGAMLGAIVGAGVMFWLWKFTAFNGYLYTASGITSCVVVGFASSLAFGKPSNDLTGLTIYTLHRK; from the coding sequence ATGTCGATGTTTTCTGGTTCAAAGACCTGGCCCGACGAACCGCAATGGTTGACTTGGAACGAACTGCCACCGGTGCCCGATGAGCTTGGATTCGCGGGGCCCTACGCAGGGGTTCACAATGACGCATTGATCATCGCCGGAGGTGCAAACTTTGCCAAACCGGTTTGGCAGAACGAAAAACAATGGCATGACGAGATCTTCGTACTCGTCAAGAACCGCCTCGGAAACGACCGAGACGATTACAAGTGGAAAGACGGCGGCAAACTCGCCAAACCGATCGCCTACGGTGCCGCCGTATCGACTGACGACGGCGTCGTCTGTATCGGTGGAAGTGACTCCACCGGCACGTATGATGAAGTCTTCTTGCTGCAGTGGGATGGCGAAAAAATCACGGTCGCGGAGTATCCGCCGCTACCAAAGCCGTGTGCCCATGGAGCCGCCACGTTATCCGGCAATACGATTTATTTCGCTGGCGGCCAACAAGATGCTTCACTCGAGTCGGCGATATCGAATTTTTGGTCGTTGGACTTGTCGCAGCGAGGCAACGCCAGCGAATTCCGTTGGAAAGAGCTTCCGCCGTGTCCAGGTCCCTCACGCGCGTTCAATCTGACCGTCGCACAGCACAATGGGTATCACGACTGTGTCTATGTGATCAGCGGCCGGCGACAAGTCGGTGAGACAGTTGACTTTCTAAAGGACGTTTGGGAGTACACGCCTGCGACACAGCAGTGGCGGCAGCGAAATGAAACGCCGTGGTGCGTGATGGCTGGCACCGGAATTGGCTTTGGGCAAAGCCACATCTTCGTGCTGGGCGGCGCCGATGGCTCACTGTTTTTCAAGGGCGATGAGCTCAAAGACGATCATCCTGGCTTTATCAAACAATCGCTGGCGTATCACACGATCACCGATACCTGGGTCGAAGCGGGTGCGACGACTGCCAATCATGTCACCACGATCGCAGTGAAGTGGGACGGTTCCATCATCGTTCCCAGCGGCGAGATTCGTCCACGCGTGCGATCGCCCCAGGTGTATCGCGTCACACCGACCAACACCGATCGAGACTTCGGCGCGGTCAATTACCTCGTCCTTTTTAGCTATTTACTTGGAATGGTTGGCGTTGGCGTCTACTTCACCAACAAGAACAAGAACACGAACGATTTCTTCCGGGGCGGCCAGACGATTCCGTGGTGGGCCGCTGGCTGCAGCATCTTTGCCACCATGCTCAGCTCGCTGACGTTCACCGGCATTCCGTCCAAATCGTTTGCTCAGGATTGGGTGTACTCGATTGGCAATTTCATGATTCCGGTGGTCGCGGTGCTGGCGGTCTTTGTGGTGATGCCGTTTTATCGCCGGATCGACGCCACCAGTGCGTACGAGTACTTGGAAAAACGATTTAGTCCTGGCGTGCGTCTGTTTGGCAGCGCCAGCTTCACGCTGTTTCATGTTTTCCGAATGGCCGTAGTGATGTCGCTCACCGGTTTGGCGCTCGCGGTCGCCACACCGCTCACCCCTGCGCAATCGGTGTTGTTGATGGGCGTGCTAAGCATCACCTACTGCACAATGGGCGGAATCGAAGCCGTCATTTGGACCGACACCATCCAAACCGTGGTGTTACTGGGTGGCGGGCTGTTGGCGATGATCTTGCTGGTCAGCGGCGTGGATGGAGGTATCGGTGGATTTGCGACGACAGCAGCGGATGCGAAGAAGTTTCAAATTGCGAATTTCCACTGGGACGCCACCAGTGCGCAGATCGCCCTGTGGGTGATCATCCTTGGTTCGATCGCTCAGAATGTCTCGTCGTACTCTGCCGATCAAGCGGTGGTGCAGCGGTACATGACCACGGCGACCCAGGAGTTGGCGGCACGTTCGATTTGGACCAACGCGGTGCTGACCATCCCAGCAACGTTATTGTTCTTTGGGATCGGAACGGCACTGTTTGCTTTCTACCGTTCGCATCCCGAGAAACTGGATCCGACGATCACGACCGATCAAATTTTTCCATTGTTCATCGCTCGTGAAATGCCGATTGGAATCGCCGGTCTGATCGTGGCCGCCGTGTTTGCGGCAGCTCAGTCGACGGTGTCGACCAGCATGAATTCAACGGCCACCACGATTGTCACCGATTTCATGCGTCCATTAAATCTGTGCAAATCCGACCACGGCTACCTAAACGCGGCCCGTTTCTGGACGCTCGCGTTGGGAGTGCTTGGCACGCTGCTGGGACTGGTCTTCGTCAATCCCGACATCAAGTCGCTATTTGACACGTTCATCATGGTCATCGGTTTGTTCATGGGAGTGCTGGGCGGATTGTTCGTGTTGGGAGCGCTCAGCCGACGAGCCAATGCGACCGGGGCAATGCTTGGTGCGATCGTGGGTGCCGGAGTGATGTTTTGGCTATGGAAGTTCACTGCCTTCAACGGATATCTCTACACCGCCAGCGGCATTACCTCCTGTGTCGTCGTCGGTTTCGCCAGCAGTCTCGCGTTTGGCAAGCCATCGAACGATTTGACAGGCCTGACGATCTATACGCTACACCGTAAGTGA
- a CDS encoding serine/threonine-protein kinase, producing the protein MLSISTTDIHLPSPLPVGLSRYVDRKEMARGGNGVLYSAFDQVIGRTVVIKVLLQEYRLDRSFRRRLLREARVTAQLEHPGTVPVYDIGDDSELGIYYVMKRISGENFFNVLRAIAKGDKEVEEAFPLRRRIEIIEAVCQTLASAHARGVIHRDVKPENIWVGNFGEVTLLDWGSAKVWGEPAAAALQDVDTNQNRRRVIADSISTELVKHDVDDFDLPNLTPVQQLIGTPTYMSPEQIGNRDIDDRCDVFSAGVCLYEAMAIAEPFRGRDQEETFDNICSRRPTPPSERSPSRNIPELADEIFAKATRKQPSHRYQTMREFIDDLHRLLLVTSTTKQR; encoded by the coding sequence TTGCTCTCGATTTCCACTACGGACATTCATCTGCCCAGCCCCTTGCCGGTGGGGCTCTCTCGCTACGTCGATCGCAAGGAGATGGCTCGTGGCGGAAACGGCGTGCTGTATTCCGCATTTGACCAGGTCATCGGGCGAACGGTCGTGATCAAGGTGCTGTTGCAAGAATACCGATTGGATCGATCGTTTCGTCGTCGACTGCTACGCGAGGCGCGTGTCACCGCACAGCTCGAGCACCCTGGGACCGTTCCGGTCTATGACATTGGCGATGACAGCGAGCTCGGCATCTATTACGTGATGAAGCGAATTTCGGGTGAGAACTTCTTCAACGTGTTACGAGCCATCGCCAAGGGAGACAAGGAAGTGGAAGAAGCGTTTCCCCTGCGACGTCGAATCGAAATCATCGAAGCTGTGTGTCAAACGTTGGCATCGGCCCATGCGCGAGGTGTGATCCATCGTGACGTCAAACCCGAGAACATCTGGGTGGGAAATTTTGGCGAGGTCACGTTGCTCGACTGGGGGTCAGCAAAAGTATGGGGCGAACCCGCGGCGGCGGCGTTACAGGATGTGGACACGAATCAAAATCGTCGACGTGTGATCGCCGACTCGATAAGTACCGAGTTGGTGAAGCATGACGTTGACGACTTCGATCTGCCAAACTTGACGCCGGTTCAACAGTTGATCGGAACCCCGACTTACATGTCGCCCGAACAGATCGGCAACCGAGACATCGACGACCGCTGTGACGTGTTTTCGGCGGGCGTTTGTCTGTACGAAGCGATGGCGATTGCAGAGCCTTTTCGCGGTCGCGATCAAGAGGAAACCTTTGACAACATTTGTTCGCGACGGCCAACGCCACCGAGCGAGCGATCGCCAAGTCGGAATATTCCCGAACTGGCCGATGAAATCTTTGCAAAGGCGACCCGAAAACAACCGTCGCACCGTTACCAAACCATGCGTGAATTCATCGACGATCTGCATCGCTTGCTACTCGTGACGAGCACGACAAAACAGCGTTAA
- a CDS encoding sialidase family protein has product MICLAAPMLAALSGVGGTAACAEEVLFSTSFEYGDDAAFRAVQDGPIRIHATGTASVTSKYARTGKQCLHLLGDENNSITFVIPAEMQAVKGIEFHAERWTRRDPFSFLVEARQGDQWHEVSKIDRIVNVGARFLSHIQLAIPADEKVEAIRFSVTAAPQAGVLIDDLSLLASPPQRPSSIPSDVMPTEPLKLIDDQPLFVSGQDDTHTFRIPAIVTAVNGDLIAACDARRKGSADLIGQRTIDIVFRRSTDNGKTWSPMEVLDPYQDGGCSDPSLIVDETTGNVFCFYNYMVADRTSKEYRFVVQKSSDHGVTWDAPIDFTDQVAGPELKDAFKFITSGRGIQTRAGLLVHNYVQVGKGVTLFASPDHGASWKTIGDVSPGDESKVAELPDGTLMVNSRIGPGKRFVHRSSDGGQTWDSVSDFSLPDPRCNACLIQYTAKRDGYAKDRLLFVNAASNSARENLAVRISYDGGWTWSEGKVIDPGLSAYSEITVLADGSFGVLYEPGYKEVRFVRFTLEELTDGEDQLVKPYAAVGNN; this is encoded by the coding sequence GTGATTTGCCTTGCCGCCCCGATGTTGGCAGCGCTATCAGGCGTCGGTGGTACTGCGGCGTGTGCCGAGGAGGTTCTTTTCAGCACGTCGTTCGAATACGGCGACGACGCCGCTTTTCGTGCGGTCCAAGACGGTCCAATTCGAATCCATGCCACGGGAACTGCAAGTGTCACGTCGAAATATGCTCGCACGGGCAAGCAGTGTTTGCACTTGCTGGGCGACGAAAATAATTCGATCACGTTTGTGATCCCTGCCGAGATGCAAGCGGTCAAAGGAATCGAATTCCATGCGGAACGCTGGACCCGTCGAGACCCGTTTTCATTTTTGGTCGAGGCAAGACAAGGTGACCAGTGGCACGAGGTTTCCAAGATTGACCGTATCGTCAACGTCGGAGCTAGGTTTTTGTCGCACATTCAACTTGCGATCCCCGCTGACGAAAAGGTCGAGGCGATTCGCTTCAGCGTGACCGCGGCACCCCAAGCCGGGGTTTTGATCGACGATTTGTCGCTGCTCGCATCGCCGCCGCAGCGACCGAGTTCGATTCCATCGGACGTGATGCCAACGGAGCCACTGAAATTGATCGATGATCAACCGTTGTTCGTGTCCGGCCAAGACGACACGCATACCTTTCGAATTCCCGCGATCGTAACCGCGGTCAACGGTGATTTGATTGCGGCATGTGATGCGCGAAGAAAAGGGAGTGCGGATTTGATCGGACAGCGCACGATCGACATCGTCTTTCGGCGTAGCACCGACAACGGCAAAACCTGGTCGCCGATGGAGGTGCTTGACCCGTACCAGGACGGCGGCTGTAGCGATCCGTCTCTGATCGTCGACGAGACGACGGGGAATGTCTTTTGTTTCTACAATTACATGGTCGCCGATCGAACGAGTAAGGAATACCGCTTCGTGGTGCAAAAGAGCTCGGATCATGGCGTGACTTGGGACGCTCCGATTGACTTTACCGATCAAGTGGCTGGTCCTGAATTGAAGGATGCCTTTAAATTCATTACTTCGGGGCGCGGGATCCAAACGCGTGCGGGTTTGCTAGTGCACAACTATGTGCAGGTCGGCAAAGGCGTCACGTTGTTTGCAAGTCCAGACCATGGTGCGAGCTGGAAAACCATCGGTGATGTCAGCCCCGGTGACGAGTCGAAAGTTGCTGAGCTACCCGATGGAACGCTGATGGTGAATTCACGCATCGGTCCGGGAAAGCGGTTTGTACACAGGTCATCTGATGGCGGGCAAACGTGGGACAGCGTCAGCGATTTCAGCCTGCCCGACCCTCGCTGTAACGCCTGTCTCATCCAGTACACGGCCAAGCGAGATGGTTATGCCAAAGATCGGCTGCTATTTGTCAATGCCGCGTCCAATTCGGCACGCGAGAACTTGGCGGTGCGGATCAGCTACGACGGCGGTTGGACTTGGAGCGAAGGCAAGGTGATCGATCCAGGACTGTCAGCCTATTCGGAGATCACGGTGCTCGCAGATGGCAGCTTCGGCGTGCTCTACGAACCAGGATACAAAGAGGTCCGCTTCGTCCGCTTCACGCTCGAGGAATTGACCGACGGCGAGGATCAATTGGTCAAACCCTACGCTGCTGTAGGGAACAATTGA
- the nhaA gene encoding Na+/H+ antiporter NhaA, producing MNHIEKTLPLPLQPIDKWLRPLARFLHIEATSGIVLVVCTVIALIAANSRWAATYLAFWQTDITLGVGDYLFHHSLHHVINDGLMAIFFFVIGLEVKREIAHGSLSDFKLASLPIAAAIGGMIVPAGLYLSMQYGEPGMRGWGIPMATDIAFVVGCLAILGSRVPHRLRILLLSLAIVDDIGAILVIAIGYTESLDGRFLTLAAVAIAVVHLFSRIGVRRFPPYIAVGAVAWIALHESGVHATLIGVILGLMTPAKSTLVPELFRDYLHEKKEDFQQQRWAKRSHRAEVVQEVQRLSRETVSPLEYLEMTLHPWTAYVIMPVFALANAGVLIEPANLSDSVAIAVVLGLVVGKPIGIVLFSWLVIRSGMAKLPEGISWPVLISGSCLAGIGFTMALFIDGLAFGAEGLDTAKTGVLVGSAVSAVAGVGLLLWTLPKRSAE from the coding sequence ATGAATCACATCGAAAAAACTCTACCGCTGCCACTACAACCGATCGACAAATGGCTGCGTCCCCTGGCTCGATTCTTGCACATCGAAGCGACCAGTGGCATCGTGCTGGTGGTCTGCACCGTGATTGCTTTAATCGCGGCTAATTCTCGATGGGCTGCGACCTACTTAGCCTTCTGGCAAACCGACATCACACTCGGTGTTGGCGATTATCTGTTTCATCATTCGCTGCATCACGTCATCAATGATGGCTTGATGGCGATCTTCTTTTTTGTGATTGGGCTGGAGGTTAAACGCGAAATCGCTCATGGGTCGCTGTCAGATTTCAAGCTGGCCTCGCTGCCAATCGCTGCTGCGATTGGCGGGATGATTGTTCCAGCGGGACTGTATCTTTCGATGCAGTACGGCGAACCCGGCATGCGGGGCTGGGGGATCCCCATGGCCACGGACATCGCCTTTGTCGTTGGCTGCTTGGCGATTCTCGGCTCGCGAGTACCGCACCGTCTCAGGATCCTGCTTCTATCGCTGGCCATCGTCGATGACATCGGCGCGATCCTGGTAATTGCAATTGGTTACACCGAATCACTCGACGGTCGCTTCTTGACGCTCGCCGCCGTTGCAATTGCAGTGGTGCACCTGTTTTCTCGCATTGGGGTGCGTCGGTTTCCTCCCTACATTGCCGTCGGTGCCGTGGCGTGGATCGCACTTCACGAATCAGGTGTACACGCCACGCTGATTGGGGTGATCCTGGGGCTGATGACGCCTGCGAAATCCACCTTGGTGCCTGAACTGTTTCGCGATTATCTGCACGAGAAGAAAGAGGATTTTCAGCAACAACGATGGGCCAAGCGAAGTCATCGAGCCGAAGTGGTTCAAGAAGTCCAGCGACTCTCGCGCGAAACTGTCTCGCCGCTGGAGTATCTTGAAATGACGCTTCATCCTTGGACGGCTTATGTCATCATGCCGGTCTTTGCACTCGCCAATGCAGGCGTGCTCATTGAACCGGCAAACTTAAGTGATTCGGTCGCGATCGCGGTCGTGTTGGGCTTGGTCGTTGGCAAGCCGATTGGAATCGTGTTGTTTAGTTGGTTGGTGATTCGTTCGGGTATGGCCAAGCTGCCTGAGGGAATCAGTTGGCCCGTATTGATTTCGGGCAGTTGCCTTGCAGGGATCGGATTCACGATGGCATTGTTTATTGACGGGTTGGCGTTCGGAGCCGAGGGGCTCGACACCGCCAAGACCGGCGTGTTGGTCGGTTCGGCCGTGAGTGCGGTTGCAGGCGTCGGTTTGCTGTTGTGGACATTGCCGAAACGATCGGCAGAATGA
- a CDS encoding GreA/GreB family elongation factor, translated as MSSRTIVVSRTDLTRLQSLLDSHFVAAISSDRTHLKELKSKLERATVVDSRDMQPDIVTMNSTFNLFDLDRDEADTFTLVYPDEACIAEGKLSILSPLGAGIFGLCVGDSLTLHVLNRETRKRVEKMSFQPERVGAFDL; from the coding sequence ATGTCATCTCGCACCATTGTCGTCAGTCGAACCGACCTCACTCGGCTACAGTCTCTACTGGACAGCCATTTCGTTGCAGCGATCAGCAGCGACCGTACACACTTGAAAGAACTCAAAAGCAAGCTAGAGCGAGCCACCGTGGTTGATTCTCGCGATATGCAGCCCGACATCGTGACGATGAATTCGACGTTCAATCTTTTCGACTTAGATCGCGATGAGGCGGACACGTTCACGTTGGTGTATCCCGACGAGGCCTGCATCGCGGAAGGCAAACTATCGATCCTGTCACCACTGGGCGCTGGAATCTTCGGACTGTGCGTCGGCGATAGTTTGACACTGCACGTCTTGAATCGTGAGACACGAAAACGAGTCGAGAAAATGTCGTTTCAACCTGAACGAGTCGGAGCGTTCGATCTTTAA
- a CDS encoding dihydrodipicolinate synthase family protein, giving the protein MTDNKLSGLIAATYTPLHDDGELNLDPIAAMTDWLLAKGIRGLYVCGSTGEGMSLSGAERRVVAEAYVKAAAGRVPVIIQVGHNSLAEARQLAAHAQEIGANYVSATCPSYFSINDVDTLIDCMAEVAGGAPELPFYYYHIPALTGSALDMAEFLERGGKRISNLVGLKYTDTKLHVFLQCLQVDPERFDVVWGCDEMMLGALATGATAAIGSTFNIAAPLYLGIMEAFRQGDMNEARRLQSLSVEMIRTIGKYPFHAAMKSVLGMNGFNIGGCRLPQGRLSESEIERLRNDLSSLGYFQWSQPSSSLSTNSL; this is encoded by the coding sequence ATGACAGACAACAAACTAAGTGGATTGATTGCGGCGACGTATACACCACTGCACGATGACGGCGAGCTGAACCTTGATCCGATCGCGGCGATGACCGACTGGTTGCTTGCGAAAGGCATCCGCGGGCTATACGTTTGCGGAAGTACGGGCGAGGGAATGTCGCTCAGTGGAGCGGAACGGCGAGTCGTAGCGGAGGCATATGTCAAAGCCGCTGCGGGTCGCGTGCCGGTCATCATTCAAGTCGGACACAACAGTTTGGCCGAAGCGAGACAGCTTGCTGCTCACGCTCAAGAGATTGGCGCGAACTACGTCTCCGCGACTTGCCCGTCGTACTTCAGCATCAATGATGTTGACACGCTGATCGATTGCATGGCTGAAGTTGCCGGTGGTGCACCTGAGCTGCCGTTTTACTACTACCACATTCCGGCGCTGACCGGTTCGGCACTGGACATGGCCGAGTTTCTCGAGCGTGGGGGCAAACGAATTTCCAATCTTGTTGGTTTGAAGTACACCGACACCAAGCTGCACGTGTTTCTGCAGTGTTTGCAGGTGGATCCGGAACGATTCGATGTCGTGTGGGGGTGTGATGAAATGATGCTCGGCGCATTGGCGACCGGCGCCACAGCAGCCATCGGCAGCACCTTTAACATCGCTGCTCCGCTGTACCTTGGAATCATGGAAGCGTTTCGCCAAGGCGATATGAACGAAGCCCGACGTTTGCAGTCGCTTTCGGTAGAGATGATTCGGACGATCGGCAAGTATCCGTTTCACGCGGCCATGAAATCGGTGCTCGGCATGAATGGATTCAATATCGGTGGCTGTCGTCTGCCTCAAGGCCGTCTTTCGGAATCTGAAATCGAAAGGTTGCGAAACGATTTGTCGTCACTTGGGTACTTTCAGTGGTCACAGCCTAGTTCCTCACTTTCGACCAATTCGCTATGA